One genomic segment of Vibrio sp. SCSIO 43136 includes these proteins:
- a CDS encoding ATP-binding protein produces MVVPKKVTSMVLALYLLTLLFTGFFSWGTSYQSLVNQAQGDAKQLKSYLVSQLDKFAHLPRLLAKDRAIINALLSPENTAQIDITNRYLAEVNQILEASDIYLLDHTGFTLAASNWALEKSFIGRNYSFRPYFKEAIRGNAGEYFALGSASGQRGYYYSYPIEYGANRLGVVVVKKNLANIEQSWVNKTSEFVVTDSDNVIFMSSQPAWLFHSLLDLSQSRLEQISQGQRYLGKEIESLGFHGDINQNVGMIQPADSSLNRQAYITVSEPMEITQLTVRVLSPKREHLLDVAASLAIVTLVFTVFYLALLVYSQQKYKQRQIEKIQNEAKQKLEFLVMERTAELHTEIKVRTDTERALRQTQAELIQAAKLAVLGQMSAGISHELNNPLAAIRSYADNARKFLQKDKLESADSNLERISSLTERMAKISQQLKAFAKKTSSEELVDTQIYPLAIAAKELMKSQYKSHAVSLELTCEQTDLHTQINPIQLEQVLVNLLTNAMHALEGRESKQVLVNIYQAEEQIVIEISDNGPGISQDHLAHLFEPFFTTKTNGLGLGLSISQQIIEAMMGSLTADNKIEGGACFAIRLPMPSNNSQLSK; encoded by the coding sequence ATGGTCGTCCCAAAAAAAGTCACCTCAATGGTACTTGCTTTGTATTTGCTTACTCTGCTGTTCACCGGCTTTTTTAGCTGGGGGACGAGCTATCAATCTTTAGTCAATCAAGCACAAGGGGATGCCAAGCAGCTTAAAAGTTATCTTGTTAGCCAGTTAGATAAGTTCGCTCATTTGCCACGATTATTGGCAAAAGATAGAGCCATCATCAATGCTCTGCTCTCCCCTGAAAATACCGCGCAAATCGATATCACCAATCGCTACCTTGCTGAGGTGAATCAAATCCTAGAAGCGAGTGACATTTATCTGCTCGATCATACGGGTTTTACGCTTGCCGCAAGTAACTGGGCGCTGGAAAAATCCTTCATTGGACGTAACTACTCTTTTCGTCCTTACTTCAAAGAAGCGATTCGGGGCAACGCGGGCGAATACTTTGCACTAGGCAGTGCCTCGGGCCAGCGCGGATATTACTATTCCTACCCTATCGAGTACGGGGCTAATCGTCTCGGAGTCGTGGTGGTGAAGAAGAACCTAGCCAACATCGAGCAAAGCTGGGTCAATAAAACCAGTGAATTTGTGGTCACCGACAGTGACAACGTGATTTTTATGTCAAGCCAGCCTGCTTGGTTATTTCACTCCCTGCTCGACCTTTCACAATCTCGACTTGAGCAGATATCCCAAGGCCAACGTTATTTGGGTAAAGAGATCGAAAGTTTGGGATTTCATGGCGACATCAATCAAAACGTTGGCATGATCCAACCTGCTGACTCGTCACTCAATCGTCAAGCTTATATTACCGTAAGTGAGCCGATGGAGATCACTCAGCTCACGGTTCGAGTCTTAAGCCCTAAACGTGAACATCTGCTGGATGTGGCCGCTTCTCTAGCCATCGTCACTTTAGTCTTCACTGTGTTTTATTTGGCGCTGCTGGTCTATTCCCAACAAAAATACAAACAGCGCCAAATCGAAAAGATTCAAAATGAAGCCAAACAGAAACTCGAGTTCTTGGTGATGGAGCGCACGGCGGAGTTGCACACAGAGATCAAGGTGCGAACCGACACTGAAAGAGCGTTGCGTCAAACTCAAGCAGAGCTGATCCAAGCAGCCAAGCTTGCGGTGCTGGGGCAAATGTCAGCAGGTATTAGTCATGAGCTCAATAACCCATTGGCCGCCATTCGTAGCTATGCCGACAATGCACGCAAGTTTTTGCAGAAAGACAAATTGGAATCTGCAGACAGCAACCTAGAGCGGATCTCTTCTCTGACGGAAAGAATGGCCAAAATCAGTCAGCAACTTAAAGCATTTGCCAAGAAAACTAGTTCAGAAGAATTAGTCGATACCCAGATCTATCCGCTAGCGATTGCTGCAAAAGAGCTGATGAAGTCGCAGTACAAATCACACGCAGTGAGTTTAGAGCTGACTTGTGAGCAAACCGACCTTCATACCCAGATAAACCCAATTCAACTTGAGCAAGTGTTGGTTAACTTGCTGACCAACGCTATGCACGCCCTCGAAGGACGAGAAAGCAAACAGGTATTGGTAAATATTTATCAAGCCGAAGAGCAAATTGTGATTGAGATAAGCGACAACGGACCCGGAATTTCGCAAGATCACCTAGCACACCTTTTCGAACCGTTTTTTACGACTAAAACCAATGGATTAGGTCTTGGCCTATCAATATCTCAACAGATCATTGAAGCCATGATGGGCAGTCTCACCGCCGATAATAAAATTGAAGGTGGTGCTTGCTTTGCCATCAGACTGCCGATGCCATCGAATAATTCCCAACTCTCAAAATAA
- a CDS encoding sigma-54 dependent transcriptional regulator, translating into MCHVFLIDDEIDLRIAMEQAFELADIDTHSFEDAESALVAFDSDNPPHVVVTDICLPGLSGQNLLTSIHRKDPDIPVILITGHGDISMAVQAMHDGAYDFIEKPFSNERLVDTVRRAIERRQLTLENHQLKRALKANQTLGPRIIGETQSMQMLRDTITHVADTSADILLFGETGTGKELIARSLHEQSSRREQNFVAVNCGAVPENLIESELYGHEKGAFTGADSRRIGKFEHAQGGTLFLDEIESMPMQAQIRLLRVLQERSLERVGSNQEVELDIRVIAATKVDLKQAAAEGTFRQDLYYRLNVVTLDLPPLRHRKEDIPALFHHFLLVAAARYGKAATTLPASDLQTLLSHDWPGNVRELRNAAERFVLLGKLIQLGEGEHKSHVALSLAEQVAEFEKTVLEQALAECGGSIKETMDRLQLARKTLYDKMQKHGLNKEEFK; encoded by the coding sequence ATGTGCCACGTTTTTCTAATCGATGACGAAATTGACCTGCGTATCGCCATGGAGCAAGCGTTTGAGTTAGCGGATATCGATACGCACAGTTTTGAAGATGCCGAATCGGCGCTAGTCGCATTTGATAGTGACAATCCCCCTCATGTTGTTGTCACCGATATCTGCTTGCCCGGACTATCAGGGCAAAACCTGCTCACCTCTATCCACCGCAAAGACCCAGATATTCCAGTCATCTTAATCACCGGGCACGGCGACATCTCTATGGCGGTGCAAGCAATGCACGACGGAGCATACGACTTCATTGAAAAGCCGTTTTCAAATGAGCGCTTAGTCGATACGGTGCGACGAGCGATTGAAAGGCGTCAATTAACACTTGAGAACCATCAGCTCAAACGAGCTTTAAAGGCCAACCAAACCCTGGGACCTCGTATTATTGGTGAAACTCAAAGCATGCAGATGCTGCGTGACACCATCACTCATGTCGCCGACACCAGCGCTGATATCCTACTTTTTGGTGAAACGGGTACAGGTAAAGAGCTGATTGCTCGCTCGCTGCATGAGCAAAGTAGTCGCAGAGAGCAAAATTTCGTCGCTGTGAACTGTGGTGCTGTGCCTGAGAATTTGATTGAAAGCGAACTCTACGGCCATGAAAAGGGCGCGTTTACTGGCGCAGATAGCCGCAGAATCGGCAAATTTGAACACGCTCAAGGGGGAACCCTATTTCTCGACGAAATTGAATCCATGCCAATGCAAGCGCAAATTCGCCTGCTGCGTGTGTTGCAAGAGCGCAGCCTAGAACGGGTTGGATCGAATCAAGAAGTCGAGCTAGACATTCGGGTGATCGCAGCAACCAAGGTCGATCTAAAACAAGCCGCCGCAGAAGGCACCTTTCGCCAAGACCTTTACTATCGCTTAAACGTCGTCACCCTCGACCTTCCTCCGCTAAGGCATCGCAAAGAAGACATTCCAGCCCTGTTTCACCACTTTCTCTTGGTCGCCGCAGCGCGCTATGGCAAAGCGGCAACTACCCTACCAGCCAGCGATTTACAAACACTACTTTCCCACGATTGGCCCGGCAACGTTCGAGAGCTACGCAATGCAGCAGAGCGCTTTGTTCTACTCGGCAAGCTGATCCAGTTGGGCGAAGGTGAGCACAAATCTCACGTCGCCCTCAGCCTTGCCGAACAAGTCGCCGAGTTTGAAAAAACAGTGCTAGAGCAGGCACTCGCCGAATGCGGAGGAAGCATTAAAGAGACCATGGACAGGCTGCAACTGGCGAGAAAAACCCTCTACGACAAAATGCAAAAACATGGTTTGAATAAGGAAGAGTTTAAGTAA
- a CDS encoding helix-turn-helix domain-containing protein, which produces MKVKIGIMPEKLIRMRLVAIAQGEYQPRPDEPKVWYTSFNAVSQILRPENIELLRLIDSERPESLTELAQLTGRAKSNLSNTLKGLSEKGFVRMEQGSGKAIKPMALFTDFEIVTDSQLESYLLQLSIAQSAA; this is translated from the coding sequence ATGAAAGTAAAAATTGGGATCATGCCAGAAAAGCTTATTCGAATGAGACTAGTGGCTATTGCGCAAGGTGAGTATCAACCCCGACCAGATGAACCTAAGGTTTGGTACACCTCTTTCAATGCCGTTTCTCAAATTCTGCGCCCAGAAAATATCGAATTACTAAGACTGATCGATTCAGAGCGACCAGAGAGTCTTACTGAGCTGGCTCAGCTAACAGGCCGAGCTAAATCCAATTTGTCGAATACGCTCAAAGGGCTGAGTGAAAAAGGCTTTGTTCGGATGGAGCAAGGCTCAGGCAAGGCTATCAAGCCAATGGCATTATTTACCGACTTTGAAATCGTTACAGATTCGCAGTTAGAGAGCTACTTATTGCAATTATCAATAGCTCAGTCGGCAGCGTGA